From one Solanum lycopersicum chromosome 12, SLM_r2.1 genomic stretch:
- the LOC138340374 gene encoding uncharacterized protein, with amino-acid sequence MAPYEALYGRRCRSPIGWFEMGEPSLHCPDLVYKTLEKVHIIRIPLQTAYSRQKSNADHRRRDSEFEEGDKAYLKISPMKGVVRLGKKGKLSPRYVGPYEILQRVCKVTYELQLPSELASVHLLFHVSMLKKCIGDHESFHPIKGLGVKYNLSYEEFPIQILDSQVEKLRNKEVASLKVLWKNHLVEGATSEAEVDMKYCCPHLFEN; translated from the coding sequence atggctccctatgaagccttgtatggtaggaggtgtaggtctcctattggatggtttgaaatGGGTGAACCTTCACTTCATTGTCCTGATTTAGTTTATAAGACATTGgaaaaagttcatatcataaggatcCCATTACAAacggcctatagtcggcaaaagtctaaTGCTgaccataggagaagggattcggagtttgaagaaggtgataaggcgtatttgaaaatttcaccaatgaaaggggtggttagattaggcaagaaaggaaagttgagtcctcgttatgtgggtccctatgaaatcttgcaaagggtttgTAAGGTTACCTATGAATTGCAACTTCcaagtgaattggcttcggttcatctgcttttccatgtttccatgttgaagaagtgtatcggtgatcacGAGTCATTTCATCCTATTaagggtcttggtgtcaagtATAACCTCTCCTATGAGGAATTTCcgattcaaattcttgatagtcAAGTCgagaagttaaggaataaagaggtggcttctttaaaggtgttatggaagaatcatctagttgagggtgcaacatcgGAGGCTGAGGTTGACATGAAGTATTGTTgccctcatctttttgaaaattaa